From the genome of Nitrospirae bacterium YQR-1:
CTTTTTGAAGCTGCTCTTGTGAAAAATTGCCGGACTTTGCCCTTAGACTGAGCTCTGATAAACCAAAATAAACAGCATCCGCCCCGTAGTGCAGTGCAACATTGAGCTTCTCTAAATTCCCTGCCGGAGCAAGCAATTCAGGTTGTTTCATTGAAAGCTTGTTTGCTTATTCAATGTAACCGGCACTGTCGGAAAGTATTAGGACGCTTTCAGGTTCCACCTTTGCGTATGCCGATGCTATTTGTATTTTCTTAATTGCCTTACCCACTCTGTAGGTAAGTAAACCGGTAGCCAGCGTTGTGATAAAGTGGGTATGACCGTAAAGTACCCCGAACTCTCCCTCTGTGCCGGGAGCGACAATCTCGTCAACCTGCTCGGTTATAGTAAACCCCTCAGGAGTTATAATCTTTAGTGTGAGCTTTCCCTCTTCCACTATCAGCCCCTTAACCAACCAAGAGATTTTGCTTTCTCCTCAGCCTCTTCTATTGTTCCAACCATCCAGAAAGCCTGCTCAGGCATGTCATCATATTCCCCTTCGGCAATGGCGTTAAAGCCTTTTATAGTGTCAAAGAGTTTCACATATTTCCCTGGTGTGCCGGTAAAAGTCTCAGCCACATGGAAGGGCTGGCTTAAAAACCTCTGAAGTTTTCTTGCACGTGAAACGGTTATTTTGTCATTTTCCGATAACTCCTCCATACCAAGGATTGCAATAATGTCCTGAAGCTCCTTGTATCGCTGCAGAATCATCTGAACACGTCTTGCTGTAGCGTAGTGTTCCTCACCCAGAACAAGGGGGTCTAAAATTCTTGATGTAGAGTCAAGCGGATCAACAGCAGGATATATACCAAGCTCGGCGATCTTTCTTGATAAAACAACGGTAGCGTCCAGGTGCGTAAATGCCGTAGCAACAGCAGGGTCGGTAAGGTCATCGGCAGGGACATATATTGCCTGCATTGAGGTGATAGAGCCCTTCTTAGTGGTTGTGATTCTCTCCTGCAACTCACCCATATCGGTAGCAAGATTCGGCTGGTATCCAACAGCGGAGGGCATTCTGCCTAAGAGGGCGGAAACTTCCGCACCAGCCAGTGTAAATCTGAATATATTATCTATAAATAATAAAACGTCCTGCCCCTGCTCTCTGAAATACTCCGCAGTGGTAAGGGCTGTCAGAGCAACTCTGAGTCTTGCTCCCGGGGGCTCATTCATCTGTCCGTAAACAAGTGCTGCTTTATTGATGACACCGGATTCTTTCATCTCGCGGTAGAGATCGTTTCCTTCTCTGGTTCTTTCCCCAACGCCGGCAAACACGGAAACACCACCGTGTACCATAGCTATGTTATGTATCATCTCCATAATAACAACAGTCTTACCAACGCCGGCGCCACCGAACATTCCAACCTTTCCACCCCTGACAAATGGAATCATGAGGTCAAAAACCTTAACCCCTGTTTCAAACACCTGTGTTGTAGGTTCTTGCTCAACAAAAGACGGAGCCTCTCTGTGGATTGACCACCGCTCTTCAGTGTTTACCGGGCCGAGTCTGTCTATCGGGTCGCCTACCACATTTATTATTCGTCCCAACATTTCATTTCCAACCGGCACTGTAATCGGCTGTCCGGTGTCAATAGCTGTCATTCCTCTTACAAGGCCGTCAGTAGAGGACATAGCTATGGTTCTAACCATGTTGTCACCTATGTGGGAAGCCACCTCAAGAGTTAAATTTATCTCCGCTAAGTTCTTTTCCGGGTCCGACGGTCTTTGTACCAGTAGTGCGTTGAGGATTTCGGGCAAAGGTCCGTCAAATTCTATATCAACAACCGCCCCAATTACCTGCGCCACCTTTCCCTGTTTCATCTATATATCCTCCTGAACTTATTATTTACTTATAGCTTCCGCACCGCCGACAATATCCATAAGCTCGGATGTGATGGACGCCTGGCGTGCCTTGTTATATTGAAGAGTAAGGGCTGTCAGAAGCTCTTTGGTGTTTTTAGTTGCATTTTCCATAGCCATCATTCTTGCCGCTTCCTCCGACACCCGGGACTCTAAAATTGCTTTAAAAAGCTGAGTTTCCACATACTTGGGAAGCAGGCTTTTTAAAACCTCAGCCTCCGAGGGCTCATATAGATACTTTGAGATAACCTGTGGTGTGGTTGAATCTGCCGCTGTACTGTCGGCAGTTTGAATAGGCAGCATTCTGACAATCTTTACAGACTGTGACAACATGGATTTAAACTCGTTATAAACAAGCACGAACTCATCTGTTTCTTCATTAATAAATCTTTCGATTATCTCATCCGCTATTTTTTTCACATCTCCAAAAACAACATTTTTGTAGAAATCAACCCATGTCTGCCGGGGTTTAATATCAAACCGGCGTAAACCGTCTCTTGCCTTTTTCCCCATAGCTAAGACGGTGGCATCTATTTTTTGTACTGAAAGCTCCCTTAAGAGAAGTGTGGTTTCTCTGATAACATTAGTGTTAAATGCGCCGCAGAGCCCTCTGTCGCTGGTAAGCAGCATTATTTCCACTTTTTTCCGCGGCCTTGCATTTAAAAGGGGATATCCCTCTTTCTGCACGTTAGATAAAATCTGAGTGATAAGGTTATCCAGTTCCGCGTTGTAGGGTCTGGTGGCAAGCATGGCGGTTTGGGCTTTTCTCAGCTTAGATGCAGAAATCATCTGCATAGCTCTTGTAATCTTGCCGGTGCTCTTAACCGACTCTATACGAGTTCTTATTTCTCTTAAATTTCCCATTTATAGTTAATTGTTTATAACAAAGTTTTGTTTAAATTCTTTAAGCGCTTCACCGAGATTTCGTTTAACCTCATCATCTATAGCCTTTTTATCTGCAATTTCTTTTAACAGAGCAGGTTTTTGAGATTTTATGAATGAAAGCAGAGCAGCCTCAAACTCCCTGATCTGAGCTACCGCAACATCATCAACATAACCCTGAGTGCCGGCAAAAAGTACAAGAACCTGTTCTTCAAACGGCATTGGTAGAAATTGGTTTTGTTTGAGTATTTCAACCATTCTCTTGCCACGTTCTATCTGCGCTAAGGTGGACTTATCAAGGTCTGTGCCAAACTGTGCAAAAGCGGCAAGTTCCCTGAACTGGGCCAAGTCAAGTCTTAGAGTACCGGCTACCTGTTTCATAGCTTTTGTTTGAGCAGCGCTTCCGACACGGCTGACTGAGAGGCCGACATTAACAGCAGGCCTTATGCCTGCGTAGAAGAGGTCCGGCTCAAGGTAAATCTGTCCGTCTGTAATGGAGATAACATTTGTCGGAATAAATGCTGATACGTCTCCTGCCTGTGTTTCAATGATTGGCAGTGCCGTAAGGGAGCCAGCCCCTAGATCGTCGGAAAGTTTACAAGCTCTTTCAAGCAGCCTTGAGTGTAAGAAGAAGACGTCACCTGGAAACGCTTCACGGCCCGGAGGGCGCCTAAGCAGAAGGGATAACTGCCTGTATGCAACAGCCTGCTTGCTAAGGTCATCATATATAATAAGAGCGTGTTTCCCCTTATCCCTGAAATACTCACCCATGGCACAGCCTGTGTATGGAGCAAGGTATTGCAGCGGGGCGGGCTCGCTTGCTGTTGCATTAACTATAATTGTATGGTCAAGTGCACCGTATTCTTCCAGTTTTTTTGCAACCCGGACAACGTTTGCATTTTTCTGTCCGACCGCCACATATATACAAAGGACGCCGGAGTCTTTTTGGTTTATAATAGCATCTACGGCGATGGAGGTCTTGCCTGTCTGGCGGTCTCCTATGATAAGTTCTCTCTGTCCGCGGCCAATTGGAATCATGGCATCTATAGCCTTGATACCTGTCTGCATGGGTTCATGTACCGGTTTTCTTTCGACAATTCCTGGGGCAATAACATCAACCTGTCTTCTTTCAGTGGTGTTAATAGGCCCCTTACCGTCTATAGGCATTCCGATGGCATTAACGACCCTTCCCAGCAGAGCATCACCGACGGGTACGTCCATAATGCGTCCGGTACGTTTGACCACCTCAGTTTCTTTAACACGGTTTGAATCACCGAATAAAACCGCCCCGACGGAGTCACTCTCGAGATTTAACGTCATTCCGTAAATACCGCTTGGAAAACTCAACAACTCACCGGCCATAACATTTGTAAGACCATATATTTTTGCAATACCGTCTCCGACGCTAATAACGGTTCCTATTTCGCTTACATCTATTTTTTCCTCAAATCCGTAAATCCCCTTTTTTATAGACTCACTAATCTCTTCAACATTAATTTGCATTTTGCTACTCCTTCGATAGAGCTTCTTTTAAAAGCCTCAACTGGCCCTTAATGCTGGTGTCTAGCACATAGCCGTCTACCTTTATAACTAGTCCGCCCAATATAGATTCATCTGTCATACAGGCGATTTCAACCTTTTTATTTAAACGCTTATACAGGGCATTTTTCAACTTTTCTTCCTTTATTTTATCAATCGGTAAGGGGGTTATTACAGTTACTACACCTTTTTTTGTTTTATCCATGTAAATAGTTCTGAGGATTTCTATAATTAAAGCGAGTCCGGTAATATAATTTTTCTGGGTCAGATTCCTGATGAATTTCTGAACTACTTCCGTGATTTTCAGTTTTTCCGAGATAACAGATACTGCCTTTAAACGCTCCTCAGAATCAAAAGCAGGATTAGTAAATATTGATATTACAGTGGAGTCGGAGAGCAGCACTTTATTAAAAGAATCCAAATCATAGAGAGCTTTTTCAACTTTTTCAAGCCCAATAGAATCAAGCAGGGCTTTAGCGAATCTCTTAGCTACTTTGCTATTGATTTTCAATTTTTACCGCCGATTTGCTCAACAGCATCGTTGAAGAGTTTCTCGCTAATTTGAGCGGTAATCTGCTCTTTTATAGTGCTCTGTGCCATTTCCATAGCGCTTTTCACTGCGTCTTCCTTTATGTCGGCAATAGCCTTCCTCTTTTCAAAAGTGATATTTTGCTCTGTTATTTCCCTGATTTTATCAGTCATGCGTTTAGCATTTTCGATTAATTTTTCTTTTTCAGCCTCACCGGACATGCGTGCAACGTTGATAATCCGCTCGATTTCGCTGTCCTTGAGCTTCAATTGTTTCTCTATTTCATCGAGGGCTTTTTGAGCGAGTATTTTTGTTTCTTTAGCTTCCTCCAGAGTTTTCTCAATTAACCTGGTCCGCTCCGTAAAGTACTCAGACAGAGGCTTTTTTAAGAAGAAGATGATAACGGAAAGGAAAACAGCAAAATTAACAATCATCCAAAACCAATTAGTTGTGTGTGCCGCCTCTTCAGAGGCGTAACCGGTAGTTGCCTCGATAAGAACAGAGCATATAGTAAATAGATATACAAGTGATTTTATCAAACTTAGCTTTCCTTTATGTGGTCATACATTAGTTTGTTGACAATAGTTGCGGAAAGCACAGTGATGACACTCTGTAGTTTTTCCCTGGCTTGTCGTGCCTCGGTGGAGATTTCTTTCATGGCGTTGTTGAGCCTCTCCAGAGCTTCAGTATGAGCCTTTGAGAGCATTTCACTCTGGATAACAAGTCCTTCTTTTCTGAGTCTTGTGAATTCCTCTTTAGCTTTTTCCGAGGCTGCCGCCATTTCCTCTTTTAAAAGGGCAAACGCTCTGTCTCTTTTTTCTGTCAGGGCTTTTACCTCATAGGTGGAATCGTCCCTTATTCGCTGCCGTTCTTTGAATAGGAAGATAAGCGGTTTAAACAATACTGAGTTTAAGATGATAGCCAAAATGACAAAATTGGCTACCAGTACAAGAAACCACGCGTTAAATTCTACCACGTATTATCTCTCCACCTTATAAGTTTTTGAAATAAAAAAATACCAAGCCAACGGTAAATTACCACACAGACAAATAATTGTCAAGCACAAATAAACAAAAATCTTAAATTATTTCTAAGAAGACTGAATATTCTCAAAAAAACATCAGGGTACTTTCTATAAGCGAGTTATTATGTTACTATAGTGTCGTTTAAAATTAGTGTTACAAGTTTCTATTGCCGGGGTAGCACAGTGGCAGTGCAGCTGATTCGTAATCAGCAGGTCGAGGGTTCAAATCCCTTCCCCGGCTCTCAAAAAATCCTTTGTACACCAATGACTTAAATATGCTTTTATGATTAGCTCTGCTCTCGATTTTTAAGCGTTTGTCGTCATGCTGTCGTCATGAGTAAAAAGCACTTATTGAGGTAAATTTTACTGTTAATAAACCTCGACTTTTTGGAAAACAGCTATGTGTCAATAATCGTCAAAAACTATAAAACAATGTCAAAATTGTATGCAAAATGCAGACAGTTTGCATACAATTAATTCAGAAAGTACTTGATGAGAAAAATATAGAAAATTACTATAAAAAAGCGTTAGAGCTGATTAATGGCGGAATAAAAAGATATTATTAAGCAGACTAAAAATTATGTAACTCCTTAACAATAAAGAATAAATCTTACAAACTTACCACCCCCTATAAGTTTGTTTTAGCACCCCCTATAAGTTTGTAATTCCCCAATTTTAGAAACTTCGTACACCCTCTAACTTTCTAATGTAATAAAAAACTTTTTGTGTTAAAATCAAATTCTGGTTTTTTAACCGGAATCATGAATTGAAATGAGAGGTATTAAATGGCAAAAGAAAGTGTACAGAAAATCCCCGTCAATGACATTAATTTATCGGCTTACTTGAATTACAGAGGTATTAAGCCGGAGCTTATACCCCACGGCAGCACCGGTCATATCGCTTTTAATTTTCCCGTTAGTGATAAAACCTATAGGGTTGTTGGTGATTACAACGATAATAAACCCGTACCGGTTTTGGACTTTATGAATTCCCTCCGGTCACTTAAAGCACAAATGATGGCTCTGAAGGCGGGAAAGTGATAAGGCTTTTTTAATCAATCAAGAATTTGGCATGTAATTTTGTTGAAAACTTGTTAAGCACTATTTAAAAACATCAACTATCTCCGCTTAATGCTTCCATGCATACGGTTGTGTTAATATTTATACAGTATGCCACCAAAGCCCACAGGATTGCCTACAAGCCTTTATAAGTGGATAGAAATGAATCCTATAAATAGCTCAACGTAGGACATTGTAGGGAGGCGATTTTAGTATCAAATATAACACTTTCGCTCATACTCATAATCTCTGTAACTCAGTGCATGAAAAATGCTTTCATGACAAGAGATATGACACCGGCAAGCATTATCCCCATCATCCATTTGATAAGAGTTAGTTCGCCTTCTATCTTAGTCATGCGTTCACTTAGTTTAAATATGTCTTCTTTAGTAGCCAAATCCTTACGAGAATTTAATTCAGCATCATTGATAACCTTGACAAGGCTGTCAGTAGCCTCATCCCCTAACTTCTCTCTTAACGCCCTTGGTATCGTTATCACACTCATGGCTGCCTCCTTGCTCTTACTGTTTTATAGTAAAAAAAGTTTGAGCAGGCTGTCAACTCTCTTGACATACACCGGCGCTATGGATTGAGTACCTAACGCAGCTCCTCAGCAAGGTATTACCTACGCTTGCCGACACCAAAGGCGTAAAGGAGGCGGCACATGTTTAATTACTTAAAAAGCCCTAATAAGCGGAACATGACAGCCACTTATTCATGGTCGTTGCTTTGTTTGGATGATTTAAGTTTTTCACCGACAACGAAAACAGTAACGAGCCCTACAACAGTAGTGCCACCAATAATTGAAGCTGTAGTTTGGGCATTAAATGAAACGCAGATTACAGATGCGATTAATCCGGCTAAGCCAATTATAATTCCAAATATTTGCCCAAGTTTTCGTTCTTTTGATTCTATATTGAAAGAGTCTCTATTCAAAGATAAAAAGTCATTATCTATCTTATGTCTATGTTTTTGCTCGTCATCGTCTATCTTATGTCTGTGCTTAACCTCGTCTTCTGCCATTTTCACGATTCGTTCAGCAAGTCCTGGGATAATCCTTTCATATCCTTGCAAAGTAACAGGGTCAGGAATGGGGCCTGTATGGGCTAAATATTGCGCTGTCTTGACTGGAGGTAAAGGATTGCTGATATTTAGCTGGCTGTCTTTATTCTTTTTCGACATTAACAATACTCATCGCATGACGCAAAGCATCACCAACTTTTACCCAATCATTGCGAAGGTTCTCAGCATCTGTTTGGAAAGAGCCAAATTCTTGAGAAGAAGTCTTTCTTTTTGGCAAATACTTGCTGTAATCAGTGTTTGGGCATATATCAAGCACGCTCCCCATCCCTCTAAGTATATTTCTAAGTCGTGTGCTCATCACTTAAAAGATAACACATCTGAAAAATATTTGCAATACTTGACAACCCCCGCTTCCCCGTGCTATCTTAGTGGCGTTCGCAGTGTATTGGAGGCTGCCCATGCCTTAATGGGATTTTTAGTTTTACAGGCATTTTATCGTGCCCGGGTTCCCCGTAGTCGTGAGGCTATGGGCTGTCTTCCAATGGACAGGAACAGAGCCCGGGCATTTTTAATGTCCAAAGCGTTCGCAACATTGGAGGCACAATATGTCTAATCTATCCGCCACCCTCAAAATCGAGGGCAAAGAAGTTACCCAAATTATCTACAAAAGTAAACCCGTTATAACTCTTCAAACAATTAACGAATTACACGAAAGGAAAACCGGCACAGCAGAGAAAAACTTCACAACAAACAAGGCACGCTTTAACGAAAACGAGGATTATTTCAATGTTCCCTACCAAGAATGGAAAAGTATGGTAAAGAGTTTTCCTCCTAGCCAAAAGTTTGACACTCACAAACGAGGTGGTCACAGGGGTTCAATGATTTTCCTAACCGAATCCGGCTACCTGCTCCTCGTAAAGAGCTTCACAGACGAACTATCATGGAAAATCCAACGAGCGCTGGTTAATAGTTACTTTACGGTTAAGACGCTGACGATACAGAAGAACCCGGACTCGCTTGTTGTCGAGACCGAAGCGCTAAAGAAACGCAATAAAGAGCTTGAGGAAAAAGTCAAAGCCCTTGAGAAAGAGAAGCCTGACCCTAAGTTTATGGAGATATGGTTGGAGGGAGATGTGGCGGTGGTTAAGTGGATACATGGAGAGGCTAAGTTTAACATAGAGGCGATAAACCTGTTTATGAAAGCCTTTAGCGCTCATGGGAAGATACCCGGAACTATCGGACAGATGGCTATAGCAAAAGCATCGCTGCTGTTAGGCCAAAAACCGCCGGTTAAGGTAAAAGATTTCAGAGACCCGCATTGGTCTGTAGAGCGGTGTATGCAGGAAGTCGGGGAATTAGTTCACTGATGACGGCTGTATGTATAAGAGCGGGGGGCGCTAATGCCCCCTTTTAATAAACCTCGTAGTGAGAGCCGATGTTGAGGAGATGAACAGTGTCCTCGGATAGTTCAAATACTATGCGGATGTCTGGGGTTACCGAACAGGAGTACCTGCCGCTGAAGTTACCTGAGAGGGCATGTGTTTTAAGCGATGGGGTGAAAGGATTATCCCGTAATGTCTCTAAGGTTTTTGATAACTTTGCAGTAAGGGGCTGTGAGTTTTTAGTAATTTTAGACGCTTGCCGGACGAAAGGCTTTTTGAAATTCAACTTAGGCAAACTATTCTTTCCAATTTTTAATGAATTCCATAGCCTCTTCCACCGTATCAAACGTATAACCTTCTTCTTGTTCAAATCTAAGCGTTTCCTCAACAAACTCTTTATGCCTGCGTTCTTTATCAGCAAGGTATGCCGCAAAGTCAGACACTTCTTTCAAGCGTTCAATAGACAGGCTGCGCAGTGTTTCATCTATCCGCTCAATGTATCCCTGTTGGTCAGTGATTTCAGGGGGCTTTTCAGTTTCTATAATAGTTTCGTTCATAGGAGTTACTTGACGATACCTAAGAGTTTGGAGATTAAATCTAACGCACGGGGATTAGACAGAATGATAAGAAAGGCAAGAACGAGGAAATACAGCTTCATTTTCCATTCTAAATCGCTTTTGAGAACCTTCATTTCGCCTGAAAGCCTTGTTTCCACCTTTGTTATTTCGCCTGAAAGTCTTGTTTCTACTAATTGCAAATTGCCCTCGGTAGCCAAATCTTTAGATAATTCCTCTTTTATCTCTGTTTTCATTCCAGAGGAAAAATCAGTTGTTTCTTTAATAACCTCGGCAATCTCTTTAGCAGCCTTTTCACTGAGCTCAGCGTCTTTCAACCGCTCGTATATCTTTAAGGTGTCTATCGTTGTTGCCATGTTCTTAACTTACCATAAAAGCAAAAGAATTGCAAGAGGCTTGTCATACTCTCCCCCTGTTTACATCGTCAACGCCTGTCTTTTCCGCTCAATAACTTCCCGTCTGTCTTTCAATGGAATGCTTGTAACTGACTTTTGCGCAAGCAACTGTCTTAGGGTTTTCTTTTCCTCATTGTTTGCCGCTTCATACACCTTTAAAGCCTCAATTATACTGAGATGTTTAAACCCGCTCTGAAGCTGTGTTAGCCTGCTGTTTCTCACCATATCCATTGCTTCTTTAGGCGTTATCGTGCCCTCTTTGAGAGCACTTACAACCATATCATGACCTTTAGTCGGGTCCATAAATAGCTGACGCTGTAGCCTCTTTTCATTGTCTGCCCTGCCCTGTTGCTCTGATGTGCGGCCGCCTATCGGCACTTTCTGTGACATGATTTCACTCATCACATTTTCTGCCTTAGAGCGTACAAACTCTGCAGGCGCCGGTGTTATGCCAATAAATGGCAACAACGATTTCACGGTTACCTCACCGCTAAGTTTATTTTCCCTAATCATTCCTCTTATCCCAAACGGCACTCCGGAGGCGGCAGCATGTAAAAGTAAGTCAGCGCCTTTCTTGTAAAATGGATCATCCTCATTGATTATTTTAGCGCCATAAAAATCTTTATTCTTTAACATTTCAACTATCAGAGATATTAACGGATGCGCTTTGTTGCCTGCCGTGGTCAGCGGTTTTTCTGACCAGTGGATAACATCTTTTAAATAAGCAGGCAGAGATAATCTCTCCGGCCGGCAAACATTTTGTTAAATGCAATTACGCCTTGTCTCATCAGTGGTGATATTTCCTGAAACTTCCCTCTTTCTGTAGCGTTAATAAAATCAACCCGTTCTTCGCTGCTAAGAGTGTTCATATGGTCTCTGTACGTTTTTAAGGCTTTACCTGAAATAACTGTCTTTCTTGTGTACTCCGCTAACCAATTCCTTAAAGTGCCTGCCGTTACCTTTGCAGCATCAGACATTGTGGACGGCGCAAATATTGATTGTATATCCTTGCCGATTGCCCTAATGTTGCTCTTGATGCTGTCGTATTTATCTTTAATCGTTTCGTCTTCTTTCGGCTGGCCTAAAGAGAAAGACAGGTTATCCCCTCCGGGTGTCTTGACATCTTTAAGTAAATCATTTAAACTAATAGTAGAAGCCTGTTGCCCCGTACGAGGCGCGCTGCCTGAAAAGGTATCGTCCGTGCGCAAAGCTCGACCCGCAGCAGGCTTTTCTATTTCTGTAAGGCTATGGTCATAAAAACGCTTTCCTTCGTTGGTTTCTTTTACTGTAAGCTTTGCTCTGTAAAGTTTTCCTGATATTTCTAAGGGAGCATAAAACCTATGTATGCTTTTAATGTTTGGGTCAGAGTACCTATCTGCTCGGCTTTCGTGCAATACAGCATTTTCTAACAGTTCAGGGATAGCTCTTATTGCCTCAATATGTTCTAACGAACGTTCACCACTTAACGCTTTTTCAATTCCAGCTCTGTTTATCTGGATTTTCCATCCTGTATCTTCATTAATGAATTCTTTCTTCTGCAAGTTCTCTTTAGCCCATTGTTTAGCCTCTTTCCGTGCCTGCCATAGTTTATCGCTAAATACCTTATCGCTAATTCCAGTTATCCTTACGTTTCTTTCAGAGTTATCATCAGCAATATTTAATTCCCTGTCGGCCATTTTACCTGAGAGCACATCATTAAATATGTCCGTATGGTTTTTAAAGCCCTGTCCTCTCAGGTAATTACCAATGCTTTCAAAGAAATCGAGGATTTTATTAAAGATTTTCCTGACCGGTTCAGGTATCAAGGTTTTTGGTCTGGCGCCGTTAAGTTTTTCGTCTGCATATTTAGCAAATCCATCGGCGTAGTTTTCCTGCCAGTCTTTATCGCCCTTGCTGTATTTGTTCTCAAGGATAGCTCTTTCCTTATCGGTCAGAAGGGTTTTCTCAACCACGTGTCCTATTTCGTGATAAGCCGTCCTGATAGTGTTAACGTCAGGATTATCGCTGATTGCAAGTTTAACAACTGCAATGGCTTGTTTCTCGTTAAGTTTAAAAACCTGAGTGCTGCCGTGGACGCTGAGTTCCGCAAGCTCTTTATCCGTCAATTCGTCAGGCTCAAGCCCGTGTGCCCGCAACCCTTCTTTTTGTGCTTCCGTCATAGTCTCTTTTGTTAATGTTTCAGGCAAGTCTAAGCCAGCATCAATGTGGAGATACTTGTTATTCCCTAATGCGTTTAGTGCACGACTCCACGCAACAACAACTTTATCCCTATTAGCCCTGAGAATGTCGGCTCTGGAGAGCCCCGTATTGACAGACTCGGTTGGCTGTGGTAAAATATAATTGTCTGGAGAGGAAGGCACGGCCTCTTTTGCAGGCTTGGGGATATCAGATGCGGCTATGGTGTCTTTCAGAGAAGCCGACGGGGCAGTTGATACCGGTAAGCTGCCTTTGAGTGCATCCGGCAATATAGACTCCCCTTTAAGTAAGTTTGTCTCCCATCTCCTGATATTGGAAAGAGGGATATTCGTAACGTAAAACGTGCCGTCCGGCTTTACTTTAACGATTGTCGCATGTAGTTTAATCCCACCATCTTTAAATATTTTTATATAAGTATGTTCACCATCAACATCTCTTATATCATTCGGCCTTTCTAGTGTAGGCCTTATAAAATTAACAAAATCCTTCCGACTCTTATCTTCATGTGCTGCCAGCTTTAAGTAATGCTTTTTCATTATTGTTACAGTTTCTATCGGCGTGGTTATTTCAGATGTTGTTTTGCCGAATAGCCCAAACTCATTAAAAAATACTTCCTGATAGTTTCCTGTTACTCTTGCCGGCTCTTTTTCAATAGAGTGTCTGTGTTCCTCAATAAATTTAATTACTTCAGGAGATTTGGTTTTACCTCTAATTTCGGACATCTCTTTGTCGGTTATTCCCGTCGTAGTAGTTTTTTTGCTTATTGAAAAAGAAACACTGTTATCATATTCCCTTTCTGCCTGCTTCTGTATTATCCGTGTGCCCTCTTCAATCACCTTATCAAGCATATTCCACTGTGAATCTTTTAACCCTAAAGCATTTTTGACAAAATTAACAAACTTATCCCACAAGGTTGTCTTTTGTTTTACAGGCGCTCCTTCATCTGGTATGCTCTTGAGAAAATCCTGGAATTCTTTGTTTGTAAAGGCTTCTGCTAAAAATTCATGGTCATTCTTCATCCCATAGTATTTATTCTTGCTCTCATCTAAATGGTTATCTTTAATTGCTTGCCTGATTTTATAAATAGTATCATCGCCACTTATGTAAAGATATTTTGACGTTGCATCGTGGATAATTTCATGTAACCCGGCAGTCATTAACTTTTTAATTGAGGAGCCTCCATATTTGCCTCTAAGTCCAAAAAAGTTTAGCTCAATCTTGTTCGGATTTCCAAAGGTATGAAGACCTCCCGATTCAAATACAAATGGCGATGTTGATGGCATTGATTGTATAATGGTCTGCTCAAGTTGCTTGACAATGTATGGATTTAATAGCATTGCTTTTGCTA
Proteins encoded in this window:
- the atpD gene encoding F0F1 ATP synthase subunit beta translates to MKQGKVAQVIGAVVDIEFDGPLPEILNALLVQRPSDPEKNLAEINLTLEVASHIGDNMVRTIAMSSTDGLVRGMTAIDTGQPITVPVGNEMLGRIINVVGDPIDRLGPVNTEERWSIHREAPSFVEQEPTTQVFETGVKVFDLMIPFVRGGKVGMFGGAGVGKTVVIMEMIHNIAMVHGGVSVFAGVGERTREGNDLYREMKESGVINKAALVYGQMNEPPGARLRVALTALTTAEYFREQGQDVLLFIDNIFRFTLAGAEVSALLGRMPSAVGYQPNLATDMGELQERITTTKKGSITSMQAIYVPADDLTDPAVATAFTHLDATVVLSRKIAELGIYPAVDPLDSTSRILDPLVLGEEHYATARRVQMILQRYKELQDIIAILGMEELSENDKITVSRARKLQRFLSQPFHVAETFTGTPGKYVKLFDTIKGFNAIAEGEYDDMPEQAFWMVGTIEEAEEKAKSLGWLRG
- the atpG gene encoding ATP synthase F1 subunit gamma → MGNLREIRTRIESVKSTGKITRAMQMISASKLRKAQTAMLATRPYNAELDNLITQILSNVQKEGYPLLNARPRKKVEIMLLTSDRGLCGAFNTNVIRETTLLLRELSVQKIDATVLAMGKKARDGLRRFDIKPRQTWVDFYKNVVFGDVKKIADEIIERFINEETDEFVLVYNEFKSMLSQSVKIVRMLPIQTADSTAADSTTPQVISKYLYEPSEAEVLKSLLPKYVETQLFKAILESRVSEEAARMMAMENATKNTKELLTALTLQYNKARQASITSELMDIVGGAEAISK
- the atpA gene encoding F0F1 ATP synthase subunit alpha, which codes for MQINVEEISESIKKGIYGFEEKIDVSEIGTVISVGDGIAKIYGLTNVMAGELLSFPSGIYGMTLNLESDSVGAVLFGDSNRVKETEVVKRTGRIMDVPVGDALLGRVVNAIGMPIDGKGPINTTERRQVDVIAPGIVERKPVHEPMQTGIKAIDAMIPIGRGQRELIIGDRQTGKTSIAVDAIINQKDSGVLCIYVAVGQKNANVVRVAKKLEEYGALDHTIIVNATASEPAPLQYLAPYTGCAMGEYFRDKGKHALIIYDDLSKQAVAYRQLSLLLRRPPGREAFPGDVFFLHSRLLERACKLSDDLGAGSLTALPIIETQAGDVSAFIPTNVISITDGQIYLEPDLFYAGIRPAVNVGLSVSRVGSAAQTKAMKQVAGTLRLDLAQFRELAAFAQFGTDLDKSTLAQIERGKRMVEILKQNQFLPMPFEEQVLVLFAGTQGYVDDVAVAQIREFEAALLSFIKSQKPALLKEIADKKAIDDEVKRNLGEALKEFKQNFVINN
- the atpH gene encoding ATP synthase F1 subunit delta translates to MKINSKVAKRFAKALLDSIGLEKVEKALYDLDSFNKVLLSDSTVISIFTNPAFDSEERLKAVSVISEKLKITEVVQKFIRNLTQKNYITGLALIIEILRTIYMDKTKKGVVTVITPLPIDKIKEEKLKNALYKRLNKKVEIACMTDESILGGLVIKVDGYVLDTSIKGQLRLLKEALSKE
- a CDS encoding ATP synthase F0 subunit B; the protein is MIKSLVYLFTICSVLIEATTGYASEEAAHTTNWFWMIVNFAVFLSVIIFFLKKPLSEYFTERTRLIEKTLEEAKETKILAQKALDEIEKQLKLKDSEIERIINVARMSGEAEKEKLIENAKRMTDKIREITEQNITFEKRKAIADIKEDAVKSAMEMAQSTIKEQITAQISEKLFNDAVEQIGGKN
- a CDS encoding DUF5659 domain-containing protein; this translates as MAKESVQKIPVNDINLSAYLNYRGIKPELIPHGSTGHIAFNFPVSDKTYRVVGDYNDNKPVPVLDFMNSLRSLKAQMMALKAGK
- a CDS encoding DUF2335 domain-containing protein yields the protein MSKKNKDSQLNISNPLPPVKTAQYLAHTGPIPDPVTLQGYERIIPGLAERIVKMAEDEVKHRHKIDDDEQKHRHKIDNDFLSLNRDSFNIESKERKLGQIFGIIIGLAGLIASVICVSFNAQTTASIIGGTTVVGLVTVFVVGEKLKSSKQSNDHE